One genomic window of Daphnia pulex isolate KAP4 chromosome 12, ASM2113471v1 includes the following:
- the LOC124209858 gene encoding neuroblastoma-amplified sequence-like, with the protein MDEIADSLEDSILYELLVFSEWSQEQDVINKIVDESYLSWRSILKYLKKSSGAYYVADWLNQQLPWLFAVGSNGKAVAILQDSALEIRTSRDNYSVPIGKNFVSKDQFPQWRKLQWSPDGTLLAVAHSSGSIDVYDLLATHLFVIPPPKETILQGSSNEVPANVIAGLAFVDTRTKNAHWSYELICLDHFGQLSAFFVSPTQGFKESHTFSFASHVPYGVTAFCADQSRNLLVLASPVITSCEPNNSGNNQGVTGAKYGLTSWRIIDELPFYIQAPIETNPLPNLWLQSLKKKQYGNTVVKLSSSADGSSLAAIHLSGAISVWSIPALNCQQFWPLDRQPGFDELNPGILQLPAHRRVRSPTFQNPFKFHPVDVNWWSANSLVIARCSGAVSVCAAADLRNKLGSSAEFFEGSPRISPAFDSTFLGLECEVKVKRKRLQPTTDDTAVSDYADYEFEDDPSGDEEKTFMAQRAVRSLLYWVTDSERFRPPRKRPKLLTRTYRLLGFKRTTPDELYIWKLDAEEYGEALALARVYGLDCDLVYQRQWRNAPATIATIHDYLSKVTKRNWVLRECLERVPSDVDAARELLLYGLKNTDLAVVVDIEEGGRNKPPWGPIEFQETESEMLKKEEEQRRKWLAQIDFDNLTVQQKMLISTRRRLLQFLDRLSIYEMILGGPHAAGQRFDPSFFETFRSQTALESTVGFARQGEWQAVAVMFTFNGPQTLPHRLAVCSCFPETVPPFEYRSVLPECDVGEEVFLWEQQELRKSDWCECPAARMAVDVDRQLEIETVDQFYSEEAKQLKPFFSMGIVLTTDLVSLWYRTRAADIEKQSMLVENALDFIKLGLERNVPHLERIHHQLLTLETLVYDLQQEHLNLERLDAMSELSVCQLIMGGCDVDSFLPKLHRWLMPYLRRLDTLQPGRIKELLRGLLVVRSQENLDWALQVCANSKTDQASPIVVDASFLISLALECIYACQKNDQLEVAMKIYDCLPERPTGSKADPLLTHLHDQLDQLQSHLEAADILENHDVAITPATILAKQNDVEQLEQLFVRLTRTALRKGDPSTENRWKELLEDMLELQRKVFCCISPQLCYEILVGSLLSSAKKENIVSAGLMLQLHPNIDSHTSQNHISSTSKIPFGRSKELILQAAEEYINSSENLSDPSLDLASYCLNLVTIDDETIQEEKDLIGAIQLLYDYGLDMPPLKIRLSRNRLFLIDQVLKQANKAYKNSSRLLRLGHLLRACKGSSLTNNEDRRKELEGHIYVRIAETAIIKQDLEVAGQMCGKLRLANHAVGWKVCSQLAKLDEVTDLSMRIEFISFSLVYCPAECIEELLQLQWKLEQKQLEQECKKQIKMYMDYENGNDNFLKLVYPKSVEDYRQEMDKNNQIPTTTTTSGGSVSKQVLQTTAETTKQLVNVVKSSLKLKEARPAENGARKTPTPRTSEDNKECIRWGLSVFYWDVWCNKRIELHESQLGASYRLFSLPEMVNSELNLLMWSWRMLVLDSLEKPYVKSRSRDDILSKLAECLFPSDCLLALGHLLDLEATEEAWEPLTRLPSTEITLQMAAYYFSLRMMRFSQDESLGADANMVTARPRTLIHRCLTLPETGLSKDQVVCRNLLKRALRLLADVSEAQQLRRLDGGVDINRFTTDDIYKRDTIVGLAITTDSGVYSAAVRLAAHYGVSEWEVTFSHLAAVFAEEKIAPSYIVKHMDEYRIRDILFNDPQTLGAKMVDVIYPSISGRDYGRLVLFFQLLNSNPTTAAFTEPPAPVYVQILRKLESIKGVDVKKLTRSVQGFVQEIESVATAENVGKLAKLAQLISSSVKGMSPGVSQATVHSIWIRKYFFALADEGKSVAVSDWLDRFESCKTHVTKLNSEEFLNLVDGLCFSDRALDLLTLDIRTEICRRCLKIAKERGKSKASSDALVSDDYQARMEKWAEHLERLRSDEYIQIRTEVVSSAGSQFWREFEKSRAEETALHRVLLRILVERQPLSVVRLLIGIFPPDFGSSPEDVLVDAIRYVLEFLRRSVEVDKGEHELAGKDAMQVLLHLLTQVGEVLDGHEETGLLSRLDIGEMMSQFYEDDTIDVQVRLQLMLMLQTLPVDFVGLSESGSRVQWLRSLALIQQSWTSNQDDTADPQNVIHRLREEDLRSVEQRRNIFDRLLEMSHTIAHLTSLAKLLNFWPPFASESDPHSTPWVVLWTAMRKLTSSLDDASVLESLKLALEQKPPLSDECIHLIYQTVRSLPSDDANSNIRLRLHVALRSSLPFLLDDVINFVDSAQELNEADYDQEILDLILERGLTGRLAGTVLYAPLCERLLSSSQPTSRVEDVARQLVDRNRRSEAGHLLQLTNGLPRYLLNLSTSLYFSRRRL; encoded by the exons ATGGATGAAATCGCTGACAGTTTAGAAGATAGCATTCTTTATGAACTGCTCGTTTTCTCAGAATGGTCACAGGAGCAAGATGTCATT aataaaattgttgatgaATCTTATTTGAGTTGGAGAAGTATCctaaaatacttaaaaaagaGTTCTGGTGCTTATTATGTTGCTGA TTGGTTAAACCAGCAACTACCATGGCTGTTCGCGGTTGGTTCTAATGGTAAAGCAGTTGCTATCCTTCAAGATAGTGCTTTGGAAATCCGAACCTCCAGAGATAATTATTCTGTAccaattggaaaaaattttgtctcCAAAGATCAATTCCCGCAATGGAGAAAGTTACAGTGGAGCCCCGATGGAACCCTGTTGGCCGTGGCACACAGTAGTGGATCAATTGATGTTTACGACTTGCTGGCAACACATCTGTTTGTCATTCCTCCTCCCAAAGAAACTATTTTGCAAGGCTCCTCAAATGAAGTCCCAGCCAATGTGATAGCAGGGCTGGCATTTGTTGACACCAGAACCAAAAATGCTCACTGGTCGTACGAACTCATATGTTTGGATCACTTTGGCCAACTAAGTGCTTTTTTTGTATCACCTACCCAAGGCTTTAAGGAGAGTCACACGTTTTCGTTTGCGTCACACGTGCCTTATGGTGTAACGGCGTTCTGTGCAGATCAGTCGCGTAATTTATTGGTTTTAGCCTCCCCAGTTATTACGTCGTGTGAGCCTAACAATTCTGGAAACAATCAAGGAGTAACCGGAGCCAAATACGGTTTAACATCATGGAGAATAATTGATGAACTCCCTTTCTACATTCAAGCGCCTATTGAGACAAATCCGTTACCGAATTTATGGTTACAGTcattaaagaagaaacaatatGGAAACACTGTTGTTAAACTAAGTTCTTCGGCGGATGGTTCTTCTCTAGCAGCTATTCATCTTTCCGGAGCTATTTCAGTTTGGTCGATTCCTGCCTTGAATTGTCAACAGTTCTGGCCACTGGATCGCCAGCCGGGCTTTGATGAACTAAATCCTGGGATTCTTCAACTACCCGCTCATCGCCGTGTACGCAGCCCTACTTTCCAAAATCCATTTAAATTCCATCCTGTTGATGTTAATTGGTGGTCAGCAAATTCACTGGTCATAGCCCGTTGCTCAGGAGCCGTTTCTGTGTGCGCTGCAGCGGATCTTCGAAACAAACTTGGCTCTTCGGCAGAATTCTTTGAAGGTTCTCCGCGTATCAGTCCAGCATTTGACAGTACTTTCTTAGGCCTGGAATGTGAAGTGAAAGTAAAGCGGAAACGACTTCAGCCAACTACCGACGATACAGCAGTATCTGATTATGCCGACTATGAATTCGAAGACGATCCGAGCGGAGATGAAGAGAAAACATTCATGGCCCAAAGAGCCGTGCGCTCACTCCTTTATTG GGTTACGGACAGTGAGCGTTTCCGACCACCCAGGAAACGCCCTAAACTCCTCACAAGGACGTATCGTCTTTTAGGTTTTAAGCGAACAACTCCGGATGAGCTCTACATATGGAAATTAGACGCTGAAG AATATGGCGAAGCCTTGGCCCTGGCTCGAGTATATGGTCTAGATTGCGATCTGGTGTATCAAAGACAATGGAGAAATGCACCTGCTACTATTGCAACCATCCACGATTATCTGAGCAAAGTGACCAAACGCAACTGGGTACTTCGTGAATGTCTAGAACGTGTTCCCAGCGATGTGGATGCAGCCCGCGAACTCCTACTGTATGGATTGAAAAACACTGATCTAGCCGTAGTTGTGGACATAGAGGAAGGAGGTCGTAATAAGCCACCTTGGGGTCCGATTGAGTTCCAAGAAACGGAAtctgaaatgttgaaaaaagaagaagagcaaagaAGAAAGTGGCTGGCACAGATCGATTTTGATAATTTGACAGTGCAGCAAAAAATGCTGATATCAACACGACGTCGTTTGCTACAGTTTCTCGATCGATTGTCCATCTACGAGATGATCTTGGGGGGACCTCATGCCGCAGGGCAGCGCTTTGACCCAtcttttttcgaaactttTCGGTCTCAAACAGCATTGGAATCGACTGTAGGTTTTGCCCGGCAGGGTGAATGGCAAGCCGTCGCCGTTATGTTCACTTTCAATGGACCCCAAACGCTACCTCACCGATTGGCCGTCTGTTCTTGCTTCCCTGAAACCGTTCCGCCTTTTGAATACCGCTCCGTTTTACCAGAATGTGATGTCGGCGAGGAAGTTTTCTTATGGGAGCAACAGGAACTACGAAAGTCAGATTGGTGTGAATGCCCAGCCGCTCGGATGGCTGTTGATGTGGATCGTCAGTTGGAGATAGAAACCGTTGATCAATTCTACAGTGAAGAAGCCAAACAATTAAAACCTTTCTTCTCTATGGGAATTGTACTAACTACCGACCTTGTTAGTCTATGGTATCGAACACGAGCTGCGGACATCGAAAAACAaag CATGTTGGTGGAGAACGCGTTGGATTTCATCAAACTTGGCCTAGAAAGAAACGTGCCTCACTTGGAACGCATCCATCATCAGTTATTGACGCTGGAAACACTTGTCTACGACCTCCAGCAAGAACACCTCAACTTGGAAAGGCTCGACGCCATGAGCGAGCTGAGCGTTTGTCAACTAATCATGGGTGGCTGTGatgttgattcttttttaccGAAACTTCATCGTTGGTTGATGCCTTATTTACGTCGCCTGGATACTCTACAGCCTGGTCGTATCAAGGAGCTATTACGCGGCCTACTCGTAGTCAGGAGTCAAGAAAATCTGGACTGGGCACTGCAGGTTTGTGCCAATTCGAAGACGGATCAGGCCAGCCCGATTGTCGTCGACGCAAGTTTCTTGATATCGCTAGCTCTGGAATGCATCTACGCCTGCCAGAAGAACGACCAACTTGAAGTGGCCATGAAAATTTACGATTGCTTACCTGAGCGACCAACTGGCTCCAAAGCAGATCCGCTACTAACCCATCTACACGATCAGTTGGATCAGCTCCAATCTCATTTAGAGGCAGCTGACATTCTCGAAAATCACGACGTGGCCATAACACCTGCGACTATATTGGCCAAGCAGAACGATGTGGAGCAGCTTGAACAACTTTTCGTCCGTTTGACCAGGACGGCTTTAAGAAAGGGCGATCCATCGACCGAAAATCGATGGAAAGAATTGTTGGAAGATATGCTGGAGTTGCAGCGTAAAGTCTTCTGTTGTATCAGCCCCCAACTGTGCTACGAAATTCTCGTTGGTAGCTTACTTTCTTCGGCTAAAAAGGAGAACATCGTTTCTGCTGGTTTGATGCTGCAGCTTCATCCAAATATCGATTCCCACACATCACAGAATCACATCAGTTCAACGTCGAAAATTCCATTTGGCCGAAGCAAAGAATTAATTCTCCAAGCAGCTGAAGAGTACATTAATTCTTCTGAAAACCTTTCGGATCCCAGCTTAGACTTAGCGAGCTATTGTCTCAATTTAGTGACAATTGACGACGAAACtattcaagaagaaaag GATCTAATTGGCGCTATTCAGCTTCTGTACGATTATGGATTGGATATGCCACCGCTCAAGATAAGGTTGTCGCGAAATCGCCTTTTTCTCATTGATCAAGTTTTGAAACAAGCTAACAAAGCTTACAAGAACTCGTCTAGACTCCTCCGACTTGGACATCTACTCAGAGCTTGCAAAGGAAGTTCGTTAACTAATAATGAAGATCGTCGAAAAGAACTAGAAGGGCATATATATGTCCGAATTGCTGAAACGGCAATCATAAAACAAGATCTTGAAGTAGCTGGCCAAATGTGTGGAAAACTTCGTTTAGCCAATCATGCAGTCGGATGGAAGGTCTGCAGCCAACTAGCCAAGCTTGATGAAGTGACCGATTTGAGTATGAGGATAGAATTCATCTCCTTCTCTTTAGTCTATTGCCCAGCTGAATGCATCGAAGAATTGCTACAATTGCAATGGAAGTtggaacaaaaacaacttgaaCAGGAAtgcaaaaaacaaattaaaatgtacATGGATTACGAAAACGGCAATGATAATTTCTTGAAGTTGGTGTATCCAAAATCAGTCGAAGACTATCGTCAAGAGatggataaaaataatcagaTTCCAACTACCACAACTACCAGTGGTGGAAGCGTGTCGAAGCAGGTGTTGCAGACAACTGCGGAAACGACAAAGCAATTGGTGAATGTCGTCAAGAGCAGCTTGAAACTAAAAGAAGCTCGGCCAGCAGAAAATGGAGCAAGAAAAACGCCCACCCCTAGAACATCAGAAGATAATAAAGAATGCATCCGTTGGGGCTTATCCGTGTTCTATTGGGACGTCTGGTGCAACAAAAGGATAGAACTTCACGAGAGTCAATTGGGTGCTTCCTATCGGCTTTTTTCTCTGCCCGAGATGGTCAATAGTGAACTTAATCTTCTCATGTGGTCCTGGCGAATGCTGGTGCTGGACAGCCTGGAAAAACCTTACGTCAAAAGCCGTTCAAGAGACGACATATTATCCAAGTTAGCCGAATGTCTATTTCCTTCTGATTGTTTGCTGGCCTTGGGCCATCTATTGGATCTAGAGGCGACCGAAGAAGCATGGGAGCCTTTAACGCGTTTACCCAGCACAGAGATCACTCTGCAGATGGCTGCCTATTATTTCTCTCTACGCATGATGCGTTTCTCTCAGGACGAATCCTTGGGTGCTGATGCCAACATGGTCACCGCCCGTCCGCGCACTCTGATCCATCGTTGCCTGACCCTTCCCGAGACAGGTTTGTCGAAAGATCAGGTTGTGTGCCGCAACCTTCTTAAACGAGCTCTACGACTTCTAGCCGATGTGTCTGAAGCGCAGCAACTACGTCGATTGGACGGAGGAGTCGATATTAATCGATTCACGACGGACGATATCTACAAGCGAGATACAATTGTAGGTCTTGCCATCACAACTGATTCCGGCGTCTATTCAGCAGCCGTACGCTTGGCAGCACATTATGGCGTTTCTGAATGGGAAGTGACATTTTCTCATCTGGCAGCTGTGTTCGCTGAAGAGAAGATTGCTCCAAGCTATATCGTGAAACACATGGACGAATACCGCATACGCGACATCTTATTCAATGACCCACAAACACTCGGGGCGAAGATGGTGGACGTAATCTATCCGAGTATTTCGGGTCGAGATTATGGTCGGCTAGTCCTTTTCTTCCAGTTACTCAATTCGAACCCAACGACTGCTGCATTCACGGAGCCCCCCGCTCCTGTATACGTTCAAATTCTGCGTAAGCTGGAATCGATTAAGGGTGTTGACGTGAAAAAGCTGACGCGATCCGTTCAAGGTTTTGTGCAAGAGATTGAGAGCGTCGCCACTGCGGAAAACGTTGGCAAACTAGCCAAGCTCGCACAACTGATATCGTCTTCGGTCAAAGGAATGTCGCCGGGCGTAAGCCAGGCTACCGTGCATTCAATCTGGAttcggaaatattttttcgcgTTGGCCGATGAAGGCAAAAGTGTGGCGGTCTCCGATTGGCTTGATCGATTTGAAAGTTGCAAGACTCACGTCACCAAGCTAAATTCAGAAGAGTTCTTAAACCTTGTCGATGGCCTTTGCTTCTCCGATCGTGCCTTGGACTTGCTGACGCTTGATATCCGGACAGAAATTTGTCGTCGATGTCTGAAAATCGCCAAAGAGCGCGGCAAAAGCAAAGCTTCCAGCGACGCTCTAGTCTCGGACGACTACCAGGCCCGCATGGAAAAGTGGGCGGAGCATTTGGAACGTTTGAGGAGTGACGAGTACATCCAGATCCGCACGGAAGTTGTCTCATCAGCAGGAAGTCAATTTTGGAGGGAGTTTGAAAAGAGTCGGGCGGAAGAGACCGCCTTGCATCGGGTGCTGTTACGGATTCTGGTGGAGAGGCAGCCCTTGTCCGTCGTTCGACTACTCATTGGCATTTTCCCGCCGGATTTTGGTTCATCGCCGGAAGACGTTCTTGTTGATGCCATTCGCTACGTCCTGGAATTCCTCCGCCGATCCGTCGAAGTTGACAAAGGCGAACACGAGTTGGCCGGCAAAGATGCAATGCAGGTGTTACTACATCTGTTGACTCAGGTCGGTGAAGTTCTGGATGGCCATGAAGAGACTGGTCTCCTCAGTCGCTTGGATATTGGTGAAATGATGAGCCAGTTTTACGAGGACGACACAATTGACGTTCAGGTCCGCCTCCAACTTATGTTGATGCTGCAAACACTTCCGGTAGACTTTGTCGGTCTATCTGAATCCGGAAGCCGTGTTCAATGGCTCCGCTCTTTGGCACTGATCCAACAGTCTTGGACATCAAACCAAGACGATACAGCTGATCCCCAAAATGTTATCCACCGTCTGAGAGAAGAGGACCTGAGGAGCGTCGAGCAACGCCGAAATATTTTCGATCGGCTCTTGGAGATGAGCCACACCATCGCTCATTTGACGTCGCTGGCCAAGTTGCTCAATTTCTGGCCGCCGTTTGCATCTGAAAG TGATCCGCATTCTACTCCGTGGGTTGTACTTTGGACGGCGATGAGAAAGCTGACGTCCTCCCTGGACGACGCATCCGTATTGGAATCCCTAAAGCTTGCCTTGGAACAGAAACCGCCCTTGTCTGACGAA TGCATCCACCTCATTTACCAGACTGTGAGGAGCTTGCCTTCAGACGACGCCAATTCCAACATCCGTCTCCGCCTGCACGTCGCACTCCGGTCTTCTCTGCCGTTTTTGCTGGATGATGTCATAAATTTTGTGGACTCGGCCCAAGAG TTGAACGAGGCGGATTACGACCAAGAGATACTAGATCTTATCCTGGAGCGAGGATTGACGGGACGATTGGCCGGCACCGTGCTTTATGCACCATTGTGCGAAAGACTCTTGTCATCATCGCAGCCAACATCTCGAGTGGAAGACGTCGCCCGGCAGTTGGTCGATCGGAATCGCAGATCTGAGGCCGGACATTTGTTACAATTGACGAACGGACTACCGCGTTACCTGTTGAACCTGTCCACGTCCTTGTATTTCTCGCGCAGGAGATTGtaa